Proteins encoded together in one Vitis vinifera cultivar Pinot Noir 40024 chromosome 4, ASM3070453v1 window:
- the LOC100266294 gene encoding two-on-two hemoglobin-3, with protein sequence MQSLQEKASEWSGVSQNDAFEIDNTNLFQKLGLQTFINLSTNFYTRVYDDEEEWFRLIFANSKKEEAIQNQYEFFVQRMGGPPLYSQRKGHPALIGRHRPFPVTHQAAERWLHHMQQALDSVTEIDADSKTKMMNFFRHTAFFLVAGDELKNRNQGVPCKHGASKPAAV encoded by the exons ATGCAGAGCCTACAGGAGAAGGCCTCGGAGTGGAGCGGAGTCTCCCAAAACGACGCCTTTGAAATCGACAACACCAATCTCTTTCAGAAATTGGGCCTTCAGACCTTCATCAACCTCTCCACCAATTTCTACACCAG GGTTTATGACGATGAAGAGGAATGGTTTCGTTTGATTTTTGCTAATTCTAAGAAAGAAGAAGCAATTCAGAATCAATATGAGTTCTTTGTACAGCGAATGGGAGGGCCCCCTTTATATTCCCAAAGGAAAG GCCATCCAGCGCTGATTGGACGTCATCGGCCATTCCCCGTCACCCACCAAGCTGCGGAGAGGTGGTTGCATCACATGCAACAAGCACTGGATAGTGTCACAGAAATTGATGCAgattcaaaaaccaaaatgatGAATTTTTTCAG GCACACTGCTTTCTTCCTTGTGGCTGGAGATGAGTTGAAGAATCGTAACCAAGGAGTTCCCTGTAAGCATGGAGCCAGCAAACCAGCTGCAGTATGA
- the LOC100261084 gene encoding serine/threonine-protein kinase AFC3 isoform X1 — protein sequence MVSMGLGSVVEKERSRKRRRLAWDVAPSQQREADRLPTAVNHESLRRQSPPRRDDDREGHYVFGLGENLTPRYKILSKMGEGTFGRVLECWDRDTREYVAIKVVRSISKYRDAAMVEIGVLQQLVKNDKCRLRCVQIQHWFDYRNHICIVFEKLGPSLFDFLKRNKYCPFPVDLVREFGRQLLESVAYVHDLCLIHTDLKPENILLVSSECIKLPSSKRFSSDETHFRCLPKSSAIKLIDFGSTAYDNQNHSSIVSTRHYRAPEVILGLGWSYPCDLWSVGCILVELCVGEALFQTHENLEHLAMMERVLGPLPEHMIRRASRSVEKYFRGGSRLNWPEGAVSRESIRAVKKLDRLKDMVLQHVGSSRSSLTDLLYGLLKFDPAQRLTARQALNHPFFKNPT from the exons ATGGTGAGCATGGGATTGGGATCAGTGGTGGAGAAGGAGAGAAGCAGGAAACGACGTCGTCTCGCCTGGGATGTGGCTCCATCTCAGCAACGAGAG GCTGATCGGCTGCCCACCGCGGTGAATCATGAAAGCTTGAGACGCCAATCGCCGCCGAGGAGGGATGACGATCGTGAAGGCCATTACGTCTTCGGTCTTGGTGAAAATCTTACTCCAAGAT ATAAAATACTCAGCAAGATGGGTGAAG GCACTTTTGGCCGGGTTTTGGAATGTTGGGATCGTGATACACGGGAATATGTTGCAATCAAGGTAGTTCGAAGCATAAGCAAGTACCGTGATGCAGCAATGGTTGAAATTGGTGTGCTTCAACAACTTGTTAAGAATGATAAATGCAGATTGCG ATGTGTGCAGATTCAGCACTGGTTTGATTACCGGAATCACATATGCATA GTGTTTGAGAAGCTTGGACCaagtttatttgattttctaaagAGAAATAAATACTGCCCATTTCCTGTGGATCTTGTTCGGGAATTTGGACGTCAGCTTTTGGAATCTGTAGCAT ATGTGCATGATTTATGCTTAATCCATACTGACCTGAAGCCAGAAAATATACTTCTTGTATCATCTGAGTGTATAAAGCTTCCTAGCTCCAAG AGGTTTTCTTCCGATGAAACTCACTTCAGGTGCTTGCCAAAGTCGAGTGCAATTAAGCTGATTGATTTTGGTAGTACTGCATATGATAATCAGAACCATAGCTCCATTGTTTCCACAAGGCATTACCGAGCACCCGAGGTTATTCTAG GTTTGGGATGGAGTTATCCATGTGATTTATGGAGTGTTGGTTGCATACTAGTGGAACTTTGTGTG GGTGAAGCATTATTTCAGACACATGAGAACTTGGAGCATTTGGCCATGATGGAGAGGGTGTTGGGACCTCTGCCAGAGCATATGATTCGGAGGGCAAG CCGAAGTGTTGAAAAGTATTTCAGGGGAGGATCACGGTTGAATTGGCCTGAAGGAGCAGTTTCTAGGGAAAGTATCAGAGCAGTGAAGAAGCTTGACCGTCTGAAG GATATGGTATTACAGCATGTGGGGAGCTCAAGATCATCTCTTACTGACTTGCTTTATGGTTTATTGAAGTTTGATCCAGCGCAGCGGCTTACAGCCCGACAAGCACTGAACCATCCCTTCTTTAAGAATCCGACCTGA
- the LOC100261084 gene encoding serine/threonine-protein kinase AFC3 isoform X3 — protein MVSMGLGSVVEKERSRKRRRLAWDVAPSQQREADRLPTAVNHESLRRQSPPRRDDDREGHYVFGLGENLTPRYKILSKMGEGTFGRVLECWDRDTREYVAIKVVRSISKYRDAAMVEIGVLQQLVKNDKCRLRCVQIQHWFDYRNHICIVFEKLGPSLFDFLKRNKYCPFPVDLVREFGRQLLESVAYVHDLCLIHTDLKPENILLVSSECIKLPSSKRFSSDETHFRCLPKSSAIKLIDFGSTAYDNQNHSSIVSTRHYRAPEVILGLGWSYPCDLWSVGCILVELCVGEALFQTHENLEHLAMMERVLGPLPEHMIRRAR, from the exons ATGGTGAGCATGGGATTGGGATCAGTGGTGGAGAAGGAGAGAAGCAGGAAACGACGTCGTCTCGCCTGGGATGTGGCTCCATCTCAGCAACGAGAG GCTGATCGGCTGCCCACCGCGGTGAATCATGAAAGCTTGAGACGCCAATCGCCGCCGAGGAGGGATGACGATCGTGAAGGCCATTACGTCTTCGGTCTTGGTGAAAATCTTACTCCAAGAT ATAAAATACTCAGCAAGATGGGTGAAG GCACTTTTGGCCGGGTTTTGGAATGTTGGGATCGTGATACACGGGAATATGTTGCAATCAAGGTAGTTCGAAGCATAAGCAAGTACCGTGATGCAGCAATGGTTGAAATTGGTGTGCTTCAACAACTTGTTAAGAATGATAAATGCAGATTGCG ATGTGTGCAGATTCAGCACTGGTTTGATTACCGGAATCACATATGCATA GTGTTTGAGAAGCTTGGACCaagtttatttgattttctaaagAGAAATAAATACTGCCCATTTCCTGTGGATCTTGTTCGGGAATTTGGACGTCAGCTTTTGGAATCTGTAGCAT ATGTGCATGATTTATGCTTAATCCATACTGACCTGAAGCCAGAAAATATACTTCTTGTATCATCTGAGTGTATAAAGCTTCCTAGCTCCAAG AGGTTTTCTTCCGATGAAACTCACTTCAGGTGCTTGCCAAAGTCGAGTGCAATTAAGCTGATTGATTTTGGTAGTACTGCATATGATAATCAGAACCATAGCTCCATTGTTTCCACAAGGCATTACCGAGCACCCGAGGTTATTCTAG GTTTGGGATGGAGTTATCCATGTGATTTATGGAGTGTTGGTTGCATACTAGTGGAACTTTGTGTG GGTGAAGCATTATTTCAGACACATGAGAACTTGGAGCATTTGGCCATGATGGAGAGGGTGTTGGGACCTCTGCCAGAGCATATGATTCGGAGGGCAAGGTAA
- the LOC100261084 gene encoding serine/threonine-protein kinase AFC3 isoform X2: MWLHLSNERFILLDQPRADRLPTAVNHESLRRQSPPRRDDDREGHYVFGLGENLTPRYKILSKMGEGTFGRVLECWDRDTREYVAIKVVRSISKYRDAAMVEIGVLQQLVKNDKCRLRCVQIQHWFDYRNHICIVFEKLGPSLFDFLKRNKYCPFPVDLVREFGRQLLESVAYVHDLCLIHTDLKPENILLVSSECIKLPSSKRFSSDETHFRCLPKSSAIKLIDFGSTAYDNQNHSSIVSTRHYRAPEVILGLGWSYPCDLWSVGCILVELCVGEALFQTHENLEHLAMMERVLGPLPEHMIRRASRSVEKYFRGGSRLNWPEGAVSRESIRAVKKLDRLKDMVLQHVGSSRSSLTDLLYGLLKFDPAQRLTARQALNHPFFKNPT; this comes from the exons ATGTGGCTCCATCTCAGCAACGAGAGGTTCATTCTTTTGGATCAACCTAGG GCTGATCGGCTGCCCACCGCGGTGAATCATGAAAGCTTGAGACGCCAATCGCCGCCGAGGAGGGATGACGATCGTGAAGGCCATTACGTCTTCGGTCTTGGTGAAAATCTTACTCCAAGAT ATAAAATACTCAGCAAGATGGGTGAAG GCACTTTTGGCCGGGTTTTGGAATGTTGGGATCGTGATACACGGGAATATGTTGCAATCAAGGTAGTTCGAAGCATAAGCAAGTACCGTGATGCAGCAATGGTTGAAATTGGTGTGCTTCAACAACTTGTTAAGAATGATAAATGCAGATTGCG ATGTGTGCAGATTCAGCACTGGTTTGATTACCGGAATCACATATGCATA GTGTTTGAGAAGCTTGGACCaagtttatttgattttctaaagAGAAATAAATACTGCCCATTTCCTGTGGATCTTGTTCGGGAATTTGGACGTCAGCTTTTGGAATCTGTAGCAT ATGTGCATGATTTATGCTTAATCCATACTGACCTGAAGCCAGAAAATATACTTCTTGTATCATCTGAGTGTATAAAGCTTCCTAGCTCCAAG AGGTTTTCTTCCGATGAAACTCACTTCAGGTGCTTGCCAAAGTCGAGTGCAATTAAGCTGATTGATTTTGGTAGTACTGCATATGATAATCAGAACCATAGCTCCATTGTTTCCACAAGGCATTACCGAGCACCCGAGGTTATTCTAG GTTTGGGATGGAGTTATCCATGTGATTTATGGAGTGTTGGTTGCATACTAGTGGAACTTTGTGTG GGTGAAGCATTATTTCAGACACATGAGAACTTGGAGCATTTGGCCATGATGGAGAGGGTGTTGGGACCTCTGCCAGAGCATATGATTCGGAGGGCAAG CCGAAGTGTTGAAAAGTATTTCAGGGGAGGATCACGGTTGAATTGGCCTGAAGGAGCAGTTTCTAGGGAAAGTATCAGAGCAGTGAAGAAGCTTGACCGTCTGAAG GATATGGTATTACAGCATGTGGGGAGCTCAAGATCATCTCTTACTGACTTGCTTTATGGTTTATTGAAGTTTGATCCAGCGCAGCGGCTTACAGCCCGACAAGCACTGAACCATCCCTTCTTTAAGAATCCGACCTGA